The Strigops habroptila isolate Jane chromosome 8, bStrHab1.2.pri, whole genome shotgun sequence genome includes a window with the following:
- the BTF3L4 gene encoding transcription factor BTF3 homolog 4, whose product MNQEKLAKLQAQVRIGGKGTARRKKKVVHRTATADDKKLQSSLKKLAVNNIAGIEEVNMIKDDGTVIHFNNPKVQASLSANTFAITGHAEAKPITEMLPGILSQLGADSLTSLRKLAEQFPRQVLDSKAPKSEDIDEEDDDVPDLVENFDEASKNEAN is encoded by the exons ATGAACCAAGAAAAACTGGCCAAGCTTCAAGCGCAGGTCCGAATAGGAGGAAAG GGTACAGCTCGCAGAAAGAAGAAGGTGGTGCACAGAACAGCTACAGCTGATGACAAAAAACTTCAGAGTTCCCTCAAGAAACTGGCAGTAAATAACATTGCTGGCATTGAAGAG GTGAACATGATAAAAGATGATGGAACAGTTATTCACTTCAACAACCCCAAGGTTCAAGCTTCCCTCTCTGCTAACACTTTTGCAATCACTGGTCATGCAGAGGCTAAACCGATCACAGAAATGCTTCCAGGCATCTTAAGCCAGCTTGGTGCTGACAGCTTAACAAGTCTCAGGAAGTTAGCTGAACAATTCCCAAGACAAG tgTTGGATAGTAAAGCACCAAAATCTGAAGATATTGatgaagaagatgatgatgtCCCAG ATCTCGTAGAAAATTTTGATGAAGCATCAAAGAATGAAGCTAACTAA